CGTCGTCGTCGTCGCGGCGGTGCTCGCCGTCGCGCTCGGCCCACTCGTCTCCGTTTTCGAACCGCTCCTCGAACCGACCCTCGAACTTCTACTCCAGCAATGACAGAGATCCCATCACTCAGACCGCTCGCGGCGGTCGCCGTTCCGGCGGTCGCTATCGTCGCCATCTACGCGTCGAACCGCCGGCCGAACGTGAGGGAGGCGTGGACGCTCGTCGCCGCCGCGACGACGTTCCTCGTCGTGGCGAGCATGGTGCCGCGAACGATCGCGGGCGACGCCTACGTCACCAGCCTCGGCGGTTTCGTCCCCGGCATCGACTTCGCCCTCCGGGCTGACGCGCTCGGGATGCTGTTCGGCCTGCTCGCGAGCCTACTGTGGCTAGTCACGAGTTTCTACAGCATCGGCTACATGCGCGGCCTGCACGAACACGCCCAGACTCGGTACTTCGCCGCCTTCGCCGCCAGCGTCAGCGCCGCCGTCGGCGTCGCGTTCGCGTCGAACCTGCTCGTGCTGTTCGTCTTCTACGAACTCCTAACCGTGGCGACGTACCCACTCGTCACCCACGACGAGACGGCCGAGGCGCGCGCTGCTGGTCGAAAGTACATCGCCTACACCTTCGGCGGCGGCGTCGCCGTTCTCGCGGGGACGGTCCTCGTCTACGTGCTCGCCGGGACGGTGGCGTTCGCCCCCGGCGGCATCGAGGGCCTCGCCTCCGCCGACCCGACGCTCGGCCGCGCGGCATTCGCACTGTTGGCGCTCGGCTTCGGCGTCAAGGCGGCGCTGATGCCGGTTCACTCGTGGCTCCCGGACGCGATGGTCGCACCGACGCCCGTCTCTGGGCTGCTGCACGCCGTGGCCGTCGTCAAGTCCGGCGTCTTCGGCATCGCCCGCGTCGTCCTCGAAGTGTTCGGTCCCGACACCGTTGCGAACCTCGGCGTCGGCGTCCCGCTGGCGGCCGTCGCGGCGTTCACGCTCCTGATGGCGAGCGTCATCGCGCTCCGACAGGACAACCTCAAGCGCCGCCTCGCGTACTCGACGGTGAGCCAACTGTCGTACATCGTCCTCGGCCTCGGCATCGGTGCCTCGCTCGGCGGTGACGCAGCCAGATACGCACTCATCGGCGGACTGCTGCACATCCCTGCCCACGCGTTCATGAAGCTCACGCTGTTCTTCTGCGCGGGCATCATCCACGTCGAGACCCACACCGACGATATCAGCGACATGGCCGGCATCGGCAAGCGGATGCCGCTGACGATGGCCGCGTTCGCCGTCGCGGCCGCCGGGATGGCCGGAATCCCGCTCGTCGCGGGGTTCGTCAGCAAGTTCTACCTGCTCATCGGCACCGCCTCCGGCGGCGAGGTGGTGTTCACCGTCGCGCTGCTGGTCTCCGGAGTGCTGAACATCGGCTACTTCTGGCCGGTCGTCTACCAGGCGTTCTTCGAGAGCGAGGTGCCCGGCGGTCACGACCGGAAACCGCTCGTCGAGCACCGTTACGGCGGCCGTGCGGACGTTGCCGCCGACGGGGGCAGCCGTGACGAGAGCGGCGCCGACCTCGGCGAGGGCTCCGCGCTGAGTGGCGGCGACGCCGGCGCCCATGCGGGCGGAGTACAGAGACCAGCGGACCCGAACGGTGATTACGCGGTCGACCGCTACCCGAGCGACCACACGAAACAGGGCGGCGCACTCGGTGACGGAACCGCGGAGATGGCCGAGAACGACGCACAGGGCGATGCCGACCACGACCACCACCACGAGGGCGGTCCGCCGACCGGCGGCTGGGAGCGCCGCAGTTGGCTCGGCGCCGAGAGTACGTGGTTCATGCTCGGCCCGATTCTGACCGCCGCCGTCGGCTCTGTCGTCATCGGTATCGTCCCCGGTCGGGCGGTGTTCCTCCGCATCGTCGAACAGGTGGTCACGGCGGCGACGGCTGCGACTGCCGCCGCGACGACGGGGGTGTTGTTCTGATGGACGCCCTGACCGCGGTACCGCCGTTCGTCTACGTGCTCGTCGCCGCGCTGCTGCTGCCGTTCGTCCCCCGACGCGTCGGCCACGGCCTCGGTGTCGTGGCGACGGCCGTCGTCGTTCCCATCGCGTTCTTCGCACCCGAAGGCGTCTACTGGGCGGTCCAACTGTTCGGCTTCGACGTCGTACTGTTCAACATCGACGCGTTCTCCCGGCTGATGGGCATTATCTTCGGCTTTATCGGCGCGATTGCGGTGCTGTACTCGTACGCGAGCGACGCGTCGAACAAGCAGACCGCCTACGCGCTGTCGTACGCCGGAACCAGTATCGGCGCAGTGTTCGCCGGTGACTGGCTCACGCTCGTCTTCTTCTGGGAGCTGATGGCCGTGACGAGCACGCTTCTCGTCTGGGACTACGGCGGCAAGGCCGTCCGCGCGGGCTTCCGCTACGCCGTGCTGCACGGCATCGGCGGCAGTCTCGTCCTCGCGGCCATCGTCTGGCACTACGCCGAAGTCGGGTCGTTCCTCTTCAGCGCCTCGACGGGCATCGTCGCCGGGACACCCGCGATTCTGGCGCTCGCCGCAATCGGTATCGGCGTCAACGTTGGCTTCGTCGGTCTGCACGCGTGGCTCCCGGACACCTACCCGCGTCCGCACGTCGCCGCCAGCGTTTTCCTCTGCGTTTACACGACGAAAA
This genomic stretch from Haloprofundus salilacus harbors:
- a CDS encoding cation:proton antiporter, yielding MTEIPSLRPLAAVAVPAVAIVAIYASNRRPNVREAWTLVAAATTFLVVASMVPRTIAGDAYVTSLGGFVPGIDFALRADALGMLFGLLASLLWLVTSFYSIGYMRGLHEHAQTRYFAAFAASVSAAVGVAFASNLLVLFVFYELLTVATYPLVTHDETAEARAAGRKYIAYTFGGGVAVLAGTVLVYVLAGTVAFAPGGIEGLASADPTLGRAAFALLALGFGVKAALMPVHSWLPDAMVAPTPVSGLLHAVAVVKSGVFGIARVVLEVFGPDTVANLGVGVPLAAVAAFTLLMASVIALRQDNLKRRLAYSTVSQLSYIVLGLGIGASLGGDAARYALIGGLLHIPAHAFMKLTLFFCAGIIHVETHTDDISDMAGIGKRMPLTMAAFAVAAAGMAGIPLVAGFVSKFYLLIGTASGGEVVFTVALLVSGVLNIGYFWPVVYQAFFESEVPGGHDRKPLVEHRYGGRADVAADGGSRDESGADLGEGSALSGGDAGAHAGGVQRPADPNGDYAVDRYPSDHTKQGGALGDGTAEMAENDAQGDADHDHHHEGGPPTGGWERRSWLGAESTWFMLGPILTAAVGSVVIGIVPGRAVFLRIVEQVVTAATAATAAATTGVLF